From one Bos indicus isolate NIAB-ARS_2022 breed Sahiwal x Tharparkar chromosome 16, NIAB-ARS_B.indTharparkar_mat_pri_1.0, whole genome shotgun sequence genomic stretch:
- the LOC139176386 gene encoding cuticle collagen 13-like has product MQGLAGARTPQDTDAGVPRSSGLPSVWLGCPQRLGSEGPDEGGALGDVGGSDAPGLHRGARRARRWGPQAPRAALPAGRPGPLGLKQIPSSRPRVHARPESPGPARRPAPPRLGPYLSVSGPPAPARHCAALPLRGSSMALAGRTQACPDPTNRASDSPAPGQPSAESSRRRRRPLPPEFAGAGAEWGQRP; this is encoded by the coding sequence ATGCAGGGTCTGGCGGGGGCTCGCACTCCCCAGGACACGGACGCCGGAGTCCCGAGAAGCTCAGGACTTCCGAGCGTGTGGCTAGGGTGCCCGCAGAGGCTCGGAAGCGAGGGTCCCGATGAGGGCGGGGCGCTCGGGGATGTCGGGGGCTCGGACGCCCCAGGACTTCACCGAGGAGCTCGGAGGGCCCGACGGTGGGGTCCCCAGGCTCCCCGCGCCGCGCTCCCCGCGGGCAGGCCCGGGCCTCTAGGTCTGAAGCAGATCCCGAGCAGCCGACCGCGGGTCCACGCCCGCCCTGAGTCCCCCGGCCCTGCTCGCCGCCCGGCGCCGCCCCGCCTCGGCCCGTACCTGTCGGTGTCCGGACCGCCCGCCCCAGCCCGGCACTGCGCGGCGCTTCCTCTCCGCGGCTCCTCAATGGCGCTGGCCGGCCGCACTCAGGCCTGCCCCGACCCGACCAATCGAGCGAGCGACTCGCCGGCGCCTGGCCAGCCGAGCGCCGAGTCATCGAGGAGGCGCCGCCGGCCGCTCCCTCCAGAGTTTGCAGGGGCTGGAGCAGAATGGGGACAAAGGCCATAA